A stretch of the Aphis gossypii isolate Hap1 chromosome 2, ASM2018417v2, whole genome shotgun sequence genome encodes the following:
- the LOC114129553 gene encoding spermatogenesis-associated protein 17-like — MVFVENITRNEKDIDNTLQLKQRNGTQFIEGNKAAAIIIQRHYRGYYTRLYFLKLNVAAKIIQKYWKGYVTRRYFNNLLIKTFVLKSIDYYNKAATIIQKYFKGYYVRKYYLDVKKNSKWIKEIQEQNDAWSNTMNVYNQNICTDLEMIHKERVKCLIIKMVYKHHPMLRTILRKGVFSGKANNDSEFEKLVRNIYAQINKKNLKI, encoded by the exons atggtttttgtTGAAAACATAACTCGTAATGAAAAAGACATagataatacattacaattaaaacaaagaAATGGGACTCAATTTATTGAGGGAAATAAGGCGGctgcaataattattcaacGACATTACAGAGGTTATTATACAaggctatattttttaaagttaaatgttgcagctaaaattattcaaaaatattggaaaGGATACGTTACTAGAag gtatttcaataatctattaataaaaacatttgtattaaAGTCCAttgattactataataaagcagctacaattattcaaaaatactttaaaggCTATTATgtcagaaaatattatttagatgtaaaaaaaaatagtaagtgGATCAAGGAGATTCAAGAACAAAATGATGCATGGTCCAATACCATGAatgtttataatcaaaatatttgcaCTGATTTGGAAATGATACACAAAGAAAgggtaaaatgtttaattattaaaatggtatATAAACATCATCCAATGTTAAGGACCATATTAAGAAAAGGAGTGTTCAGTGGAAAAGCCAACAATGATTCAGAATTTGAAAAACTCGTTCGTAATATATatgcacaaataaataaaaaaaatcttaagatataa
- the LOC114129552 gene encoding formin-like protein isoform X1 yields MRNGDEVRVLCCLKFFVPQSKLDDVKMGNVQTRKPEYSSPISTPQHQLHLPVELPRTHNLRASIRTKIPMPDKSELERRFTKVLASMNLPADKAKLLKQYDDEKKWDLICDQEMVQAKDPPAHYLSRLRTYLDPKASRSSRKRKMVGDATSTQVLRDLEISLRTNHIEWVREFLDDQNHGLDSLIDYLSFRLVMMRHEYRSCVDVTNVSTEKIAQGNHIHTNGISNGNVTNHARPTLDVLDSPGIKRRSRHAAKLNMGDTKDDIHVCIMCLRAIMNNKYGLNMVIQHTDAINSIALSLMHKSLRTKALVLELLAAICLVKGGHEIILSAFDNFKEVCQEKKRFQTLMDYFINYEVFHIEFMVACMQFINIIVHSVEDMNFRVHLQYEFSTLGLDEYLVKIKHTESEELQVQISAYLDNVFDVAALMEDSETKTAALEKVESLEDELAHAHDRLAELERESLAQLAALESALGMARAERDAAAESKRTVEEEVATLRRVVNDQKRESQSRQFMLEEKIQELISRGAQPDLSSSSGISSCSSTGSNSISASPPPPPPPPPPPPPSTASSIAMPPPPPPPPPISPKPTGILIPPPPAPPLAGTMQAPDGAMTIKRKVLTKYKLPTLNWVAMKPNQVRGTIFNELDDDKLHSVIDFGQFEEKFKLTAAGRALINGNSDQHDGLMTYPSKRMKKQDNISLLEHTRLRNIAISRRKLDMPVERVIMAVNSLDLKQVPLENVEILQRMIPTDQEVKSYKEYQLEKKDVNMLTEEDKFLMQLTKVERLATKLSIMSYMGNFMDNLHLISPQVHAIISASSSVKNSKKLRQLLEIILAFGNYMNSAKRGPAYGFKLQSLDTLVDTKSSDRRICLLHFIVDTIRSKMPEIMNFDSEFMYIDKAAAVSLENVITDVNELEKNMEIVKKECETRGYGNAQHVIVLRDFLNNSEDKLKRLKNETKTAQESFRDCVEYFGESPRGTDANTFFSMLVRFVKAFKAADIENEQKKRLEEAACQIKLKGSTENLAAKNKTNQKLQQEAVINELKNKTKMVKEKKLLHQDEVYNGALEDILLGLKNEPYRRADAVRRSQRRRIDSNRLSRTLEELEF; encoded by the exons GCATCCATGAATTTGCCTGCGGACAAAGCAAAACTCCTTAAGCAGTATGATGACGAAAAAAAATGGGACTTAATTTGTGAtcag gaaATGGTTCAAGCTAAAGATCCGCCCGCTCACTATTTATCAAGACTCCGTACATATTTAGATCCAAAAGCTTCACGAAGTTCAAGA aaGCGAAAAATGGTCGGAGATGCCACTTCTACACAAGTTTTGCGGGATCTAGAAATATCCCTTAGGACCAATCATATAGA gtGGGTTCGTGAATTTCTAGATGATCAAAATCATGGTCTGGATTCGTTGATTGATTATCTTAGCTTTAGATTAGTAATGATGCGCCATGAATATAGGTCTTGTGTAGACGTGACTAATGTCTCAACCGAAAAAATCGCTCAAG GTAATCATATTCACACGAATGGGATTAGTAACGGTAATGTAACGAATCACGCGAGACCTACTTTAGACGTACTAGATAGCCCTGGGATCAAACGGAGATCGCGACACGCTGCAAAGTTAAATATGGGCGATACTAAAGATGATATACACGTTTGCATAATGTGTTTACGGGCTATCATGAACAATAAA TATGGATTAAATATGGTGATTCAACATACCGATGCAATTAATAGTATAGCATTGAGTTTAATGCACAAAAGTttgag GACAAAAGCTTTAGTACTAGAGCTTCTGGCTGCAATATGTCTAGTGAAAGGTGGTCACGAGATCATTTTATCtgcatttgataattttaaagaagtctgccaagaaaaaaaacgttttcaaACCCTAatggattattttattaattacgaaGTTTTTCATATAGAATTTATG gtTGCTTGCatgcaatttataaacataattgtaCACTCTGTGGAAGATATGAATTTCCGAGTTCATCTGCAATACGAATTTAGTACTCTCGGGCTTGATGAATATTTAGTAAAGATAAAGCATACAGAAAGTGAAGAACTTCAGGTTCAAATTTCCGCATACCTTGATAATGTATTTGATGTGGCCGCATTAATGGAAGATAGTGAAACTAAAACGGCTGCTTTAGAAAAAGTAGAATCTTTAGAGGACGAACTTGcacat gCGCATGATAGGTTAGCTGAATTAGAACGTGAATCATTGGCCCAATTGGCTGCATTAGAGAGCGCTCTTGGAATGGCTCGAGCTGAAAGGGATGCAGCAGCAGAGAGTAAACGTACAGTTGAAGAAGAAGTAGCAACACTTCGGAGGGTTGTAAATGATCAAAAACGTGAATCACAATCAAGGCAGTTCATGCTTGAAGAAAAAATTCAAGAATTGATTTCACGAGGAGCTCAACCAGACTTAA gCTCTAGCAGTGGCATTTCGAGTTGTTCTTCGACTGGAAGCAATAGTATTTCTGCATCACCACCACccccaccaccaccaccaccacctccTCCTCCATCAACTGCTTCGTCAATAGCTATGCCACCTCCACCACCCCCACCACCACCAATATCACCAAAACCAACTGGTATACTTATTCCACCACCACCTGCACCACCATTGGCGGGTACAATGCAAGCACCAGATGGTGCTATGACAATTAAGAGGAAAGTTCTGACCAAATATAAGTTACCAACTTTGAATTGGGTTGCAATGAAACCAAATCAA gttcgtggtactatttttaatgagCTAGATGATGATAAGTTACATTCTGTAATAGACTTTGGCCAGTTTGAAGAGAAATTTAAACTAACAGCTGCTGGTCGAGCATTAATTAATGGCAATTCTGACCAACATGATGGTTTGATGACGTACCCTAGTAAACGAATGAAGAAACAAGATAATATTTCTCTTCTGGAGCATACTCGCTTAAGAAATATTG ctATTTCAAGAAGAAAACTTGATATGCCAGTTGAACGTGTCATAATGGCTGTTAATTCATTAGACTTAAAACAAGTACCTTtagaaaatgttgaaattCTTCAACGAATGATTCCTACTGACCAAgag gtaAAATCTTATAAGGAATATCAGTTGGAGAAAAAAGACGTAAATATGTTAACAGAAGAAGATAAGTTTTTAATGCAATTAACTAAAGTCGAAAGACTCGCCACCAAATTATCTATAATGAGCTATATGGGTAACTTTATGGACAACTTGCATTTAATATCACCA CAAGTTCATGCTATTATATCAGCTTCAAGTTCTGTAAAGAATTCCAAGAAATTACGTCAATTACTGGAGATAATATTAGCATTTGGTAATTATATGAACAGTGCAAAACGTGGTCCTGCGTATGGATTCAAACTACAATCATTAGATACCTTGGTTGATACTAAGTCAAGTGACAGGCGTATTTGCCttctacattttattgttgatacTATTAGATCTAAAATGCCAGAAATCATGAATTTTGATTCAGAATTTATGTACATTGATAAAGCAGCAGCTg TATcgttggaaaatgttataacTGATGTTAATgagttagaaaaaaatatggaaattgTTAAGAAAGAATGTGAAACGCGAGGTTACGGAAATGCTCAACATGTAATAGTTCTTCGAGATTTCCTTAATAATTCTGAAGACAAACTTAAAAGATTGAAAAATGAGACTAAAACTGCTCAAGAATCATTTAGGGATTGTGTAGAATATTTTGGTGAATCACCTCGAGGCACAGATGCTAACACATTCTTTTCTATGCTCGTTAGATTCGTTAAAGCATTCAAG GCTGCTGATATcgaaaatgaacaaaaaaaacgaTTAGAAGAAGCTGCatgtcaaattaaattaaaaggtaGTACTGAAAACCTAGCtgccaaaaataaaacaaatcaaaaattacaacaa gaagCTGTTATTAATGAACTgaagaataaaacaaaaatggtaaaagaaaaaaaattgttacaccAAGACGAAGTATACAATGGTGCATTGGAAGATATTCTCTTGGGTTTGAAAAATGAACCTTATAGAAGAGCAGATGCTGTTCGGAGGAGTCAAAGACGTCGCATAGACAGCAATCGATTGTCTAGGACTTTGGAAGaacttgaattttaa
- the LOC114129552 gene encoding formin-like protein isoform X2, which yields MRNGDEVRVLCCLKFFVPQSKLDDVKMGNVQTRKPEYSSPISTPQHQLHLPVELPRTHNLRASIRTKIPMPDKSELERRFTKVLASMNLPADKAKLLKQYDDEKKWDLICDQEMVQAKDPPAHYLSRLRTYLDPKASRSSRKRKMVGDATSTQVLRDLEISLRTNHIEWVREFLDDQNHGLDSLIDYLSFRLVMMRHEYRSCVDVTNVSTEKIAQGNHIHTNGISNGNVTNHARPTLDVLDSPGIKRRSRHAAKLNMGDTKDDIHVCIMCLRAIMNNKYGLNMVIQHTDAINSIALSLMHKSLRTKALVLELLAAICLVKGGHEIILSAFDNFKEVCQEKKRFQTLMDYFINYEVFHIEFMVACMQFINIIVHSVEDMNFRVHLQYEFSTLGLDEYLVKIKHTESEELQVQISAYLDNVFDVAALMEDSETKTAALEKVESLEDELAHAHDRLAELERESLAQLAALESALGMARAERDAAAESKRTVEEEVATLRRVVNDQKRESQSRQFMLEEKIQELISRGAQPDLSSSSGISSCSSTGSNSISASPPPPPPPPPPPPPSTASSIAMPPPPPPPPPISPKPTGILIPPPPAPPLAGTMQAPDGAMTIKRKVLTKYKLPTLNWVAMKPNQVRGTIFNELDDDKLHSVIDFGQFEEKFKLTAAGRALINGNSDQHDGLMTYPSKRMKKQDNISLLEHTRLRNIAISRRKLDMPVERVIMAVNSLDLKQVPLENVEILQRMIPTDQEVKSYKEYQLEKKDVNMLTEEDKFLMQLTKVERLATKLSIMSYMGNFMDNLHLISPQVHAIISASSSVKNSKKLRQLLEIILAFGNYMNSAKRGPAYGFKLQSLDTLVDTKSSDRRICLLHFIVDTIRSKMPEIMNFDSEFMYIDKAAAVSLENVITDVNELEKNMEIVKKECETRGYGNAQHVIVLRDFLNNSEDKLKRLKNETKTAQESFRDCVEYFGESPRGTDANTFFSMLVRFVKAFKAADIENEQKKRLEEAACQIKLKGSTENLAAKNKTNQKLQQLLYGPALHNMTTGVGTEPY from the exons GCATCCATGAATTTGCCTGCGGACAAAGCAAAACTCCTTAAGCAGTATGATGACGAAAAAAAATGGGACTTAATTTGTGAtcag gaaATGGTTCAAGCTAAAGATCCGCCCGCTCACTATTTATCAAGACTCCGTACATATTTAGATCCAAAAGCTTCACGAAGTTCAAGA aaGCGAAAAATGGTCGGAGATGCCACTTCTACACAAGTTTTGCGGGATCTAGAAATATCCCTTAGGACCAATCATATAGA gtGGGTTCGTGAATTTCTAGATGATCAAAATCATGGTCTGGATTCGTTGATTGATTATCTTAGCTTTAGATTAGTAATGATGCGCCATGAATATAGGTCTTGTGTAGACGTGACTAATGTCTCAACCGAAAAAATCGCTCAAG GTAATCATATTCACACGAATGGGATTAGTAACGGTAATGTAACGAATCACGCGAGACCTACTTTAGACGTACTAGATAGCCCTGGGATCAAACGGAGATCGCGACACGCTGCAAAGTTAAATATGGGCGATACTAAAGATGATATACACGTTTGCATAATGTGTTTACGGGCTATCATGAACAATAAA TATGGATTAAATATGGTGATTCAACATACCGATGCAATTAATAGTATAGCATTGAGTTTAATGCACAAAAGTttgag GACAAAAGCTTTAGTACTAGAGCTTCTGGCTGCAATATGTCTAGTGAAAGGTGGTCACGAGATCATTTTATCtgcatttgataattttaaagaagtctgccaagaaaaaaaacgttttcaaACCCTAatggattattttattaattacgaaGTTTTTCATATAGAATTTATG gtTGCTTGCatgcaatttataaacataattgtaCACTCTGTGGAAGATATGAATTTCCGAGTTCATCTGCAATACGAATTTAGTACTCTCGGGCTTGATGAATATTTAGTAAAGATAAAGCATACAGAAAGTGAAGAACTTCAGGTTCAAATTTCCGCATACCTTGATAATGTATTTGATGTGGCCGCATTAATGGAAGATAGTGAAACTAAAACGGCTGCTTTAGAAAAAGTAGAATCTTTAGAGGACGAACTTGcacat gCGCATGATAGGTTAGCTGAATTAGAACGTGAATCATTGGCCCAATTGGCTGCATTAGAGAGCGCTCTTGGAATGGCTCGAGCTGAAAGGGATGCAGCAGCAGAGAGTAAACGTACAGTTGAAGAAGAAGTAGCAACACTTCGGAGGGTTGTAAATGATCAAAAACGTGAATCACAATCAAGGCAGTTCATGCTTGAAGAAAAAATTCAAGAATTGATTTCACGAGGAGCTCAACCAGACTTAA gCTCTAGCAGTGGCATTTCGAGTTGTTCTTCGACTGGAAGCAATAGTATTTCTGCATCACCACCACccccaccaccaccaccaccacctccTCCTCCATCAACTGCTTCGTCAATAGCTATGCCACCTCCACCACCCCCACCACCACCAATATCACCAAAACCAACTGGTATACTTATTCCACCACCACCTGCACCACCATTGGCGGGTACAATGCAAGCACCAGATGGTGCTATGACAATTAAGAGGAAAGTTCTGACCAAATATAAGTTACCAACTTTGAATTGGGTTGCAATGAAACCAAATCAA gttcgtggtactatttttaatgagCTAGATGATGATAAGTTACATTCTGTAATAGACTTTGGCCAGTTTGAAGAGAAATTTAAACTAACAGCTGCTGGTCGAGCATTAATTAATGGCAATTCTGACCAACATGATGGTTTGATGACGTACCCTAGTAAACGAATGAAGAAACAAGATAATATTTCTCTTCTGGAGCATACTCGCTTAAGAAATATTG ctATTTCAAGAAGAAAACTTGATATGCCAGTTGAACGTGTCATAATGGCTGTTAATTCATTAGACTTAAAACAAGTACCTTtagaaaatgttgaaattCTTCAACGAATGATTCCTACTGACCAAgag gtaAAATCTTATAAGGAATATCAGTTGGAGAAAAAAGACGTAAATATGTTAACAGAAGAAGATAAGTTTTTAATGCAATTAACTAAAGTCGAAAGACTCGCCACCAAATTATCTATAATGAGCTATATGGGTAACTTTATGGACAACTTGCATTTAATATCACCA CAAGTTCATGCTATTATATCAGCTTCAAGTTCTGTAAAGAATTCCAAGAAATTACGTCAATTACTGGAGATAATATTAGCATTTGGTAATTATATGAACAGTGCAAAACGTGGTCCTGCGTATGGATTCAAACTACAATCATTAGATACCTTGGTTGATACTAAGTCAAGTGACAGGCGTATTTGCCttctacattttattgttgatacTATTAGATCTAAAATGCCAGAAATCATGAATTTTGATTCAGAATTTATGTACATTGATAAAGCAGCAGCTg TATcgttggaaaatgttataacTGATGTTAATgagttagaaaaaaatatggaaattgTTAAGAAAGAATGTGAAACGCGAGGTTACGGAAATGCTCAACATGTAATAGTTCTTCGAGATTTCCTTAATAATTCTGAAGACAAACTTAAAAGATTGAAAAATGAGACTAAAACTGCTCAAGAATCATTTAGGGATTGTGTAGAATATTTTGGTGAATCACCTCGAGGCACAGATGCTAACACATTCTTTTCTATGCTCGTTAGATTCGTTAAAGCATTCAAG GCTGCTGATATcgaaaatgaacaaaaaaaacgaTTAGAAGAAGCTGCatgtcaaattaaattaaaaggtaGTACTGAAAACCTAGCtgccaaaaataaaacaaatcaaaaattacaacaa CTTTTATATGGACCTGCACTACATAACATGACTACTGGTGTTGGAACAGAGCCATATTAA
- the LOC114129552 gene encoding formin-like protein isoform X3, with protein MVGDATSTQVLRDLEISLRTNHIEWVREFLDDQNHGLDSLIDYLSFRLVMMRHEYRSCVDVTNVSTEKIAQGNHIHTNGISNGNVTNHARPTLDVLDSPGIKRRSRHAAKLNMGDTKDDIHVCIMCLRAIMNNKYGLNMVIQHTDAINSIALSLMHKSLRTKALVLELLAAICLVKGGHEIILSAFDNFKEVCQEKKRFQTLMDYFINYEVFHIEFMVACMQFINIIVHSVEDMNFRVHLQYEFSTLGLDEYLVKIKHTESEELQVQISAYLDNVFDVAALMEDSETKTAALEKVESLEDELAHAHDRLAELERESLAQLAALESALGMARAERDAAAESKRTVEEEVATLRRVVNDQKRESQSRQFMLEEKIQELISRGAQPDLSSSSGISSCSSTGSNSISASPPPPPPPPPPPPPSTASSIAMPPPPPPPPPISPKPTGILIPPPPAPPLAGTMQAPDGAMTIKRKVLTKYKLPTLNWVAMKPNQVRGTIFNELDDDKLHSVIDFGQFEEKFKLTAAGRALINGNSDQHDGLMTYPSKRMKKQDNISLLEHTRLRNIAISRRKLDMPVERVIMAVNSLDLKQVPLENVEILQRMIPTDQEVKSYKEYQLEKKDVNMLTEEDKFLMQLTKVERLATKLSIMSYMGNFMDNLHLISPQVHAIISASSSVKNSKKLRQLLEIILAFGNYMNSAKRGPAYGFKLQSLDTLVDTKSSDRRICLLHFIVDTIRSKMPEIMNFDSEFMYIDKAAAVSLENVITDVNELEKNMEIVKKECETRGYGNAQHVIVLRDFLNNSEDKLKRLKNETKTAQESFRDCVEYFGESPRGTDANTFFSMLVRFVKAFKAADIENEQKKRLEEAACQIKLKGSTENLAAKNKTNQKLQQEAVINELKNKTKMVKEKKLLHQDEVYNGALEDILLGLKNEPYRRADAVRRSQRRRIDSNRLSRTLEELEF; from the exons ATGGTCGGAGATGCCACTTCTACACAAGTTTTGCGGGATCTAGAAATATCCCTTAGGACCAATCATATAGA gtGGGTTCGTGAATTTCTAGATGATCAAAATCATGGTCTGGATTCGTTGATTGATTATCTTAGCTTTAGATTAGTAATGATGCGCCATGAATATAGGTCTTGTGTAGACGTGACTAATGTCTCAACCGAAAAAATCGCTCAAG GTAATCATATTCACACGAATGGGATTAGTAACGGTAATGTAACGAATCACGCGAGACCTACTTTAGACGTACTAGATAGCCCTGGGATCAAACGGAGATCGCGACACGCTGCAAAGTTAAATATGGGCGATACTAAAGATGATATACACGTTTGCATAATGTGTTTACGGGCTATCATGAACAATAAA TATGGATTAAATATGGTGATTCAACATACCGATGCAATTAATAGTATAGCATTGAGTTTAATGCACAAAAGTttgag GACAAAAGCTTTAGTACTAGAGCTTCTGGCTGCAATATGTCTAGTGAAAGGTGGTCACGAGATCATTTTATCtgcatttgataattttaaagaagtctgccaagaaaaaaaacgttttcaaACCCTAatggattattttattaattacgaaGTTTTTCATATAGAATTTATG gtTGCTTGCatgcaatttataaacataattgtaCACTCTGTGGAAGATATGAATTTCCGAGTTCATCTGCAATACGAATTTAGTACTCTCGGGCTTGATGAATATTTAGTAAAGATAAAGCATACAGAAAGTGAAGAACTTCAGGTTCAAATTTCCGCATACCTTGATAATGTATTTGATGTGGCCGCATTAATGGAAGATAGTGAAACTAAAACGGCTGCTTTAGAAAAAGTAGAATCTTTAGAGGACGAACTTGcacat gCGCATGATAGGTTAGCTGAATTAGAACGTGAATCATTGGCCCAATTGGCTGCATTAGAGAGCGCTCTTGGAATGGCTCGAGCTGAAAGGGATGCAGCAGCAGAGAGTAAACGTACAGTTGAAGAAGAAGTAGCAACACTTCGGAGGGTTGTAAATGATCAAAAACGTGAATCACAATCAAGGCAGTTCATGCTTGAAGAAAAAATTCAAGAATTGATTTCACGAGGAGCTCAACCAGACTTAA gCTCTAGCAGTGGCATTTCGAGTTGTTCTTCGACTGGAAGCAATAGTATTTCTGCATCACCACCACccccaccaccaccaccaccacctccTCCTCCATCAACTGCTTCGTCAATAGCTATGCCACCTCCACCACCCCCACCACCACCAATATCACCAAAACCAACTGGTATACTTATTCCACCACCACCTGCACCACCATTGGCGGGTACAATGCAAGCACCAGATGGTGCTATGACAATTAAGAGGAAAGTTCTGACCAAATATAAGTTACCAACTTTGAATTGGGTTGCAATGAAACCAAATCAA gttcgtggtactatttttaatgagCTAGATGATGATAAGTTACATTCTGTAATAGACTTTGGCCAGTTTGAAGAGAAATTTAAACTAACAGCTGCTGGTCGAGCATTAATTAATGGCAATTCTGACCAACATGATGGTTTGATGACGTACCCTAGTAAACGAATGAAGAAACAAGATAATATTTCTCTTCTGGAGCATACTCGCTTAAGAAATATTG ctATTTCAAGAAGAAAACTTGATATGCCAGTTGAACGTGTCATAATGGCTGTTAATTCATTAGACTTAAAACAAGTACCTTtagaaaatgttgaaattCTTCAACGAATGATTCCTACTGACCAAgag gtaAAATCTTATAAGGAATATCAGTTGGAGAAAAAAGACGTAAATATGTTAACAGAAGAAGATAAGTTTTTAATGCAATTAACTAAAGTCGAAAGACTCGCCACCAAATTATCTATAATGAGCTATATGGGTAACTTTATGGACAACTTGCATTTAATATCACCA CAAGTTCATGCTATTATATCAGCTTCAAGTTCTGTAAAGAATTCCAAGAAATTACGTCAATTACTGGAGATAATATTAGCATTTGGTAATTATATGAACAGTGCAAAACGTGGTCCTGCGTATGGATTCAAACTACAATCATTAGATACCTTGGTTGATACTAAGTCAAGTGACAGGCGTATTTGCCttctacattttattgttgatacTATTAGATCTAAAATGCCAGAAATCATGAATTTTGATTCAGAATTTATGTACATTGATAAAGCAGCAGCTg TATcgttggaaaatgttataacTGATGTTAATgagttagaaaaaaatatggaaattgTTAAGAAAGAATGTGAAACGCGAGGTTACGGAAATGCTCAACATGTAATAGTTCTTCGAGATTTCCTTAATAATTCTGAAGACAAACTTAAAAGATTGAAAAATGAGACTAAAACTGCTCAAGAATCATTTAGGGATTGTGTAGAATATTTTGGTGAATCACCTCGAGGCACAGATGCTAACACATTCTTTTCTATGCTCGTTAGATTCGTTAAAGCATTCAAG GCTGCTGATATcgaaaatgaacaaaaaaaacgaTTAGAAGAAGCTGCatgtcaaattaaattaaaaggtaGTACTGAAAACCTAGCtgccaaaaataaaacaaatcaaaaattacaacaa gaagCTGTTATTAATGAACTgaagaataaaacaaaaatggtaaaagaaaaaaaattgttacaccAAGACGAAGTATACAATGGTGCATTGGAAGATATTCTCTTGGGTTTGAAAAATGAACCTTATAGAAGAGCAGATGCTGTTCGGAGGAGTCAAAGACGTCGCATAGACAGCAATCGATTGTCTAGGACTTTGGAAGaacttgaattttaa